A single Drechmeria coniospora strain ARSEF 6962 chromosome 03, whole genome shotgun sequence DNA region contains:
- a CDS encoding VMA21-like domain-containing protein has translation MTTRRIISTEKNFLDQDDKPEEKSNISPAVPKHVIFKLLGFTLAMIIVPIGSYFLTVNTIFQGNSSYAGGMAALLANVVLVAYVIVAMNEDESEGKDAAKKESKKER, from the exons ATGACAACCCGACGAATCATCAGCACCGAGAAGAACTTTCTCGACCAGGACGACAAACCCGAAGAAAAGTCCAACATTAGCCCTGCGGTCCCGAA GCATGTCATCTTCAAGCTTCTGGGTTTCACCTTGGCCATGATCATCGTTCCCATCGGCTCGTACTTTCTCACAGTCAACACAATCTTCCAAG GCAACTCCTCATACGCGGGAGGCATGGCCGCGCTGCTGGCAAACGTCGTGCTGGTCGCCTACGTCATCGTGGCCATGAACGAGGATGAATCGGAAGGAAAGGATGCGGCGAAGAAAGAGAGCAAGAAGGAGCGGTAG